In one Palaemon carinicauda isolate YSFRI2023 unplaced genomic scaffold, ASM3689809v2 scaffold3212, whole genome shotgun sequence genomic region, the following are encoded:
- the LOC137636541 gene encoding calponin homology domain-containing protein DDB_G0272472-like, translating into MMGEILARNQRTYLRREAKDRAILRIRRIAMDEVSPDKRGLVYDLIQLWEEALKGEKIDKKKKIVIEVIEEGIVKRNIEYLENIIRGNIQEDDLRGQSRDFRNQLRRVAKDIASAQIRKRVEEEMASEKRGVVYDLTKRYETALKGDKIEAKNEYQEARKSQTLENLIECFENRLQEKTESEGDLLGQSTDFRENLNRKAKDIALARISQIIQEWLSEEQNENVWKSENIDDKTEIEGDLLGQSPDFRENLNRKAKDIALARISQIIQEWLSEEQNEKGYQESNSPGTKADSASKSGEYPEIMMMNGIMKRKHLRREAKDVALIRIRQIAQEEISQQKGDKVYALIKLREEALKHEKTDKRQEVNLEEIEEGIVERGIQYFENLIRGIIVSDCCQAIEWGLQGVGAHEELSEQNENVWKSENIKKELQDYQEADSSGTQGYSASNSDDYEEIIKLKVMERKQTADLRRKAKDKAFFKIRRIAMEEVFPEERRLVYGLVQVWEKALKGDKIEKMKKVIHEVIEKGNVKRHIQKFENAIRGNLKEGDLGGQPRDFRNHLRRTTKDKALAQIRKLVQEEMSEKTGRVYDLTELHENAIKGDKIEKKSEYKAIKSQIIENLMEYFENMLQEKTENEGHLLGQSPGLRENLKRKSENIEKELQDYQEASSSGTQGYSASNSDDYEDIIKLKVMGRKQTADLRRKAKDKAFFKIRRIAMEEVFPEETLSIWSCSRMGRGSER; encoded by the coding sequence ATGATGGGAGAGATACTGGCACGGAATCAGAGAACTTATCTTAGAAGGGAAGCGAAAGATAGAGCCATATTAAGGATCAGACGAATTGCAATGGATGAAGTCTCTCCAGACAAGAGAGGATTAGTATACGATCTTATTCAGCtctgggaagaggctctgaaaggcGAGAAAATAGACAAGAAAAAGAAGATTGTTATTGAAGTGATAGAAGAAGGGATCGTAAAAAGGAACATCGAGTATCTCGAAAATATAATTCGAGGAAACATACAGGAAGACGATCTTCGTGGACAATCTCGGGACTTCAGAAACCAACTTAGGAGGGTCGCTAAAGATATAGCCTCGGCACAGATAAGAAAAAGAGTGGAAGAGGAAATGGCCTCTGAGAAAAGAGGCGTAGTTTATGATCTTACTAAACGATATGAAACCGCATTAAAAGGAGACAAAATTGAAGCGAAAAATGAATATCAAGAGGCAAGAAAAAGCCAGACATTAGAAAACCTTATCGAGTGTTTTGAAAATAGGTTACAAGAAAAAACAGAGTCTGAAGGCGATCTTCTTGGGCAATCTACAGACTTCAGGGAAAATCTTAACAGGAAGGCTAAGGATATCGCTTTAGCCAGGATAAGTCAAATAATACAAGAGTGGTTAtcagaagaacaaaatgaaaacgtctggaaaagtgaAAACATTGATGATAAAACAGAAATTGAAGGCGATCTTCTGGGGCAATCTCCAGACTTCAGGGAAAATCTTAACAGGAAGGCTAAGGATATCGCTTTAGCCAGGATAAGTCAAATAATACAAGAGTGGTTAtcagaagaacaaaatgaaaaaggcTACCAAGAATCAAATAGCCCTGGAACAAAAGCTGATTCTGCCAGTAAAAGTGGTGAATATCCAGAAATTATGATGATGAACGGAATAATgaagagaaagcatcttaggagagAAGCAAAAGATGTGGCCCTAATAAGGATCAGACAGATTGCACAGGAGGAAATCTCACAGCAAAAAGGCGACAAAGTATACGCTCTTATTAAACTGAGGGAAGAGGCTCTGAAACACGAGAAAACGGATAAGAGACAGGAGGTTAAccttgaagaaatagaagaaggaatCGTAGAAAGGggtatccagtattttgaaaaccTCATTAGAGGAATTATTGTATCAGACTGTTGTCAGGCCATCGAATGGGGTCTTCAAGGAGTGGGAGCACATGAGGAACTATCGGAACAAAATGAAAATGTCTGGAAAAGTGAAAACATTAAAAAGGAACTTCAAGACTATCAAGAAGCAGATAGCTCAGGAACACAAGGATATTCTGCtagtaatagtgatgattatgaagaaattataaagcTAAAGGTAATGGAACGCAAACAAACAGCTGATCTTAGGAGGAAAGCCAAAGATAAAGCCTTTTtcaagattagacgaattgcaatggAGGAGGTCTTTCCAGAAGAGAGACGCTTAGTCTATGGTCTTGTTCAAGTATGGGAAAAGGCTCTGAAAGGTGACAAAATAGAGAAGATGAAGAAGGTTATTCATGAAGTAATAGAAAAAGGCAATGTAAAAAGGCATATCCAGAAATTTGAAAATGCCATACGAGGAAACTTGAAAGAAGGCGATCTTGGTGGACAACCTCGGGACTTCAGAAACCATCTTAGGAGGACCACTAAAGATAAGGCCTTGGCCCAGATAAGAAAATTAGTACAAGAGGAAATGTCTGAGAAAACAGGCCGAGTTTATGATCTTACTGAACTACATGAAAATGCAATCAAAGGagacaaaattgaaaagaaaagtgaATATAAGGCAATAAAAAGCCAAATAATAGAAAACCTAAtggagtattttgaaaatatgttacaagagaaaacagaaaatgaaggccatcttcttgggcaatctccaggcttgagagagaatcttaaaaggaaaagtgaaaacattGAAAAGGAGCTTCAAGACTACCAGGAAGCAAGTAGCTCAGGAACACAAGGATATTCTGCtagtaatagtgatgattatgAAGACATTATAAAGCTAAAGGTGATGGGACGCAAACAAACCGCTGATCTTAGGAGGAAAGCCAAAGATAAAGCCTTTTTCAAGATAAGACGAATTGCAATGGAGGAGGTCTTTCCAGAAGAGACGCTTAGTATATGGTCTTGTTCAAgaatgggaagaggctctgaaaggtGA